Proteins found in one Campylobacter lari genomic segment:
- the rlmB gene encoding 23S rRNA (guanosine(2251)-2'-O)-methyltransferase RlmB, with amino-acid sequence MIVYGKQVFFYILERHKEKIKEIYLAKECEKSDFSKIAKASKKIKKLDFKAAQSLARGGNHQGFLMEIDEFEFSSFESLKEKDFIVILYNISDVGNIGAIVRSAYALGVDGIILVAKSVAMDGVIRASSGAALDMKIVLNDDILSMINELKQKGFYIYASASGGSDIHTIKTKDKKVLIMGSEGFGIAPKVLKKCDECVGIKMHNNFDSLNVSAAFAILCDRMKNG; translated from the coding sequence ATGATAGTTTATGGTAAGCAAGTGTTTTTTTATATCTTAGAAAGACACAAAGAAAAAATTAAAGAAATTTATTTAGCAAAAGAATGTGAAAAGTCTGATTTTTCAAAAATAGCAAAGGCTTCAAAAAAAATTAAGAAACTTGATTTTAAAGCCGCTCAAAGCTTGGCAAGAGGTGGAAACCATCAAGGTTTTTTAATGGAAATTGATGAGTTTGAATTTAGCTCTTTTGAGAGTTTAAAAGAAAAAGACTTTATAGTTATTTTATATAATATTAGTGATGTTGGAAATATAGGTGCTATCGTGCGTAGTGCTTATGCTTTGGGTGTTGATGGGATTATTTTGGTAGCTAAAAGCGTGGCTATGGATGGAGTTATTCGTGCAAGTAGCGGCGCAGCTTTAGATATGAAAATAGTCTTAAATGATGATATTTTAAGCATGATAAATGAGTTAAAACAAAAAGGTTTTTATATCTATGCTAGCGCAAGTGGAGGTAGTGATATACATACTATTAAAACCAAAGATAAAAAAGTTTTGATTATGGGAAGTGAAGGTTTTGGCATAGCACCAAAGGTGCTTAAAAAATGCGATGAATGCGTAGGTATAAAAATGCACAATAATTTTGATAGCTTAAATGTTAGTGCAGCATTTGCAATACTTTGCGATAGGATGAAAAATGGATAG
- the rsmI gene encoding 16S rRNA (cytidine(1402)-2'-O)-methyltransferase: MLYFIPTPIGNLNDISFHSLEILQKCKLFLCEDTRVCKSLVHLLNEKFNLEIKPDKYLSLHTHNEKDFLAKIDGDFFEQDIAYLSDAGMPGISDPGQFLIEYVIKNNIDYEVLTGSNAALLALVSSAFCKKEFIFMGFLANKNPQRQKDIESLLLNPYPSIVYEAPTRILNLVEEISKIDPLREIFIIKEATKKFEAKFRASALEALKKLKTMDLRGEWCVVVSAKAKQFHQNTLCEQDIYDLDLPLKVKAKLLSKINAKSPKENYQKLLLS; the protein is encoded by the coding sequence ATGTTATATTTTATTCCTACGCCTATAGGAAATTTAAACGATATTTCTTTTCATTCTTTAGAAATTTTACAAAAATGCAAACTCTTTTTATGCGAAGATACGAGAGTTTGCAAATCCTTAGTTCATCTCCTTAATGAAAAATTTAATTTAGAAATAAAACCTGATAAATATTTATCTTTGCATACTCATAATGAAAAAGATTTTTTAGCAAAAATAGATGGTGATTTTTTTGAACAAGATATTGCATATTTGAGTGATGCAGGTATGCCAGGTATTAGCGATCCGGGGCAATTTTTAATCGAATATGTCATTAAAAACAATATTGACTATGAAGTCTTAACAGGATCAAATGCTGCTTTACTTGCATTAGTTTCAAGTGCGTTTTGTAAAAAAGAATTTATTTTTATGGGTTTTCTGGCTAATAAAAATCCTCAAAGACAAAAAGATATTGAAAGCTTGCTACTTAATCCTTATCCTAGTATAGTTTATGAAGCGCCTACTAGAATACTTAATTTAGTAGAAGAAATTAGTAAAATAGATCCTTTAAGAGAAATTTTTATCATAAAAGAAGCAACAAAGAAATTTGAAGCTAAATTTAGAGCAAGTGCTTTGGAAGCTTTAAAGAAATTAAAAACAATGGACTTGCGTGGCGAATGGTGCGTGGTGGTAAGTGCTAAAGCAAAGCAATTTCATCAAAATACCTTGTGTGAACAAGATATTTATGATCTTGATTTACCTTTAAAAGTAAAAGCAAAGCTTCTTTCGAAAATCAACGCAAAATCTCCAAAAGAAAATTATCAAAAACTGCTTTTAAGTTGA
- the rpmE gene encoding 50S ribosomal protein L31: protein MKKEIHPEYVECKVSCACGNSFTTKSNKPEIKVDICSSCHPFFTGSEKIVDAAGRVEKFKKKYAMQ from the coding sequence ATGAAAAAAGAAATTCACCCAGAATATGTAGAATGCAAAGTTAGCTGCGCTTGTGGAAATTCTTTTACTACTAAGTCAAATAAACCAGAAATTAAAGTTGATATTTGCTCAAGTTGCCATCCATTTTTTACAGGTAGTGAAAAAATCGTAGATGCAGCAGGTCGTGTAGAGAAATTTAAGAAAAAATACGCAATGCAATAA
- a CDS encoding 16S rRNA (uracil(1498)-N(3))-methyltransferase, with protein sequence MQFLYHPQSGILNLELENEAFLHLKARRIKVGDKIILKNLKDFFAYTYECIEFSRRSCVLNLLDKKEEQQELKKYLHLALAVIDPKTIEKTLPFLNELGVAKLSFVYMEYSQKNFKLDFKRMEKILIESSQQCGRASLMELESFDNFKKFQQTYENIVLIDFEGEDLLSFEPSKYVFLVGAEGGFSQKEREENIKKAKLQVDFILKAQTALVGVASKFII encoded by the coding sequence ATGCAATTTTTGTATCATCCACAAAGCGGTATTTTAAATTTAGAGTTGGAAAATGAAGCTTTTTTACACTTAAAGGCTCGAAGAATTAAAGTAGGTGATAAAATCATATTAAAAAATCTAAAAGATTTTTTTGCTTATACTTATGAATGCATAGAGTTTTCTAGACGCTCTTGCGTATTAAATTTACTTGATAAAAAAGAAGAACAACAAGAATTAAAAAAGTATTTACATTTAGCTTTGGCAGTGATTGATCCAAAAACTATAGAAAAAACCTTGCCTTTTTTAAATGAACTTGGAGTAGCAAAGCTTTCTTTTGTGTATATGGAATATTCACAAAAAAATTTTAAATTAGATTTCAAAAGAATGGAAAAGATTCTTATAGAATCATCCCAGCAATGTGGTCGTGCTTCTTTAATGGAGCTTGAAAGCTTTGATAATTTTAAAAAATTTCAGCAAACTTATGAGAACATTGTTTTGATAGATTTTGAAGGTGAAGATTTATTGAGCTTTGAACCTAGTAAGTATGTGTTTTTAGTAGGTGCTGAAGGTGGATTTTCTCAAAAAGAAAGAGAGGAGAATATAAAAAAAGCAAAATTACAAGTTGATTTCATACTCAAAGCGCAAACAGCTTTGGTGGGGGTTGCTTCAAAATTTATAATTTAA
- a CDS encoding 6-pyruvoyl trahydropterin synthase family protein, translating into MIIRKMFEFENAHIVRFCSSKRCKTSIHGHSYKVEILLESKYLDNAGMVYDFGLLKDEIKQIIDSFDHAITLFKDDDKVYLEDMKKHSQRWVSLPVNVSAENFVRIFFILIDTLLLKTKMINGEQGVSLKSIIVHETRTGYAQGFREDAYSEFLPKINLTDIEFSQAISNEWKDKDFFKKLQDANFVFVNQKEV; encoded by the coding sequence ATGATTATTAGAAAAATGTTTGAATTTGAAAATGCTCATATTGTTAGATTTTGTAGCTCCAAACGATGCAAAACAAGCATACATGGCCACTCTTATAAGGTAGAAATTTTACTTGAGAGCAAATACCTTGATAATGCTGGAATGGTGTATGATTTTGGTTTGTTAAAAGATGAGATAAAGCAAATTATTGATAGTTTTGATCATGCTATTACGCTTTTTAAAGATGATGATAAAGTTTATTTAGAAGATATGAAAAAACACTCGCAAAGATGGGTGAGTTTGCCTGTGAATGTAAGTGCGGAAAATTTTGTACGCATATTTTTTATTTTGATAGATACCTTGCTTTTAAAGACTAAGATGATTAATGGCGAGCAAGGTGTAAGTTTAAAAAGTATCATTGTGCATGAAACAAGAACAGGTTATGCGCAAGGTTTTAGAGAAGATGCCTATAGTGAGTTTTTGCCAAAAATAAATTTGACAGATATTGAATTTTCACAAGCTATAAGCAATGAATGGAAAGATAAAGATTTTTTTAAAAAACTTCAAGATGCAAATTTTGTTTTTGTCAATCAAAAGGAGGTATGA
- a CDS encoding 7-carboxy-7-deazaguanine synthase QueE: MEVVETFLSLQGEGKYSGNLAIFVRFAGCNFNCIGFGVKKEKDSKMLLGCDTIRAVFTKEFKTCYKTYTSAKLFDEVLKLANSRKVIVVITGGEPLLNYQNKDFLYFVNLLLENDFKVHFETNASIEIDFKKYPLYKKCYFALGVKLSNSGVKKEKRINEKALKAFKRYAKDSFYKFVLDKDFLQESKALGEINEILQICENEVFCMPMGSSEEEISKNALSVAEFCIKNGYNYSDRLHIRIWGDKEGV; this comes from the coding sequence ATGGAAGTTGTTGAGACTTTTTTAAGCTTGCAAGGTGAGGGAAAATATAGTGGAAATTTAGCTATATTTGTAAGGTTTGCTGGGTGTAATTTTAACTGCATAGGCTTTGGAGTAAAAAAAGAAAAAGATTCTAAAATGCTTTTGGGCTGCGACACCATAAGAGCTGTTTTTACAAAAGAATTTAAAACTTGTTATAAAACATATACTTCAGCAAAGCTTTTTGATGAGGTTTTAAAACTAGCCAATTCACGCAAAGTTATAGTTGTTATTACGGGTGGAGAGCCTTTGTTAAATTATCAAAATAAAGATTTTTTGTATTTTGTTAATTTGCTTTTGGAAAATGATTTTAAGGTGCATTTTGAAACAAATGCAAGTATTGAAATTGACTTTAAAAAATATCCTTTGTATAAAAAATGTTATTTTGCTTTGGGTGTAAAGCTTAGCAATAGTGGTGTAAAAAAAGAAAAAAGGATTAATGAAAAAGCTTTGAAAGCTTTTAAACGCTATGCTAAAGATAGTTTTTATAAATTTGTTTTAGATAAGGATTTTTTACAAGAAAGTAAAGCTTTAGGTGAAATCAATGAAATTTTACAAATTTGTGAAAATGAGGTTTTTTGCATGCCTATGGGATCAAGTGAAGAAGAAATTTCTAAAAATGCCTTAAGTGTTGCTGAATTTTGTATAAAAAATGGATATAATTACTCTGATAGATTGCATATTAGAATTTGGGGAGATAAAGAAGGCGTATGA
- the moaA gene encoding GTP 3',8-cyclase MoaA, with the protein MLVDSYGRVIDYLRISVTQRCNFRCLYCMPKTPFEWSAKENLLSFEELFMFVKVCIDEGVKKIRITGGEPLVRKDLHKFIAMISEYKQDIDLALTTNASLLKQQAKDLKQAGLKRINISLDTLKEEIAFKLAQKNILKDVLSGINEALELGFNIKFNTVALKGINDSEFIDLLEFAKVRKSQIRFIEFMENYHAYGDLKGLKSAEILNIIAQKYSFKQGQKSPNAPATIYKLEDGYEFGIIDPHSHDFCDSCNRIRLSAEGLLIPCLYYDEALSIKKAIRNKDIAGACEVLKTVIKNKSEKNRWAENEANQSSTRAFYQTGG; encoded by the coding sequence ATGTTAGTGGATAGCTATGGAAGAGTGATAGATTATTTAAGAATTTCAGTAACACAAAGATGTAATTTTCGTTGCCTTTATTGTATGCCAAAAACTCCATTTGAATGGAGCGCTAAGGAAAATCTTTTATCATTTGAAGAACTTTTTATGTTTGTTAAAGTTTGTATTGATGAAGGAGTTAAAAAAATTCGCATTACAGGTGGTGAGCCTTTAGTAAGGAAAGATTTGCATAAATTTATTGCTATGATTAGTGAGTATAAGCAAGATATAGACTTAGCACTTACTACTAATGCTTCTTTATTAAAACAACAAGCAAAAGATTTAAAGCAAGCAGGTTTAAAAAGAATTAATATCTCGCTTGATACCTTAAAAGAAGAAATAGCTTTTAAATTAGCCCAAAAAAACATACTTAAAGATGTGTTAAGTGGTATCAATGAGGCTTTAGAATTAGGTTTTAATATTAAATTTAACACCGTAGCTCTTAAAGGGATTAATGATAGTGAATTTATCGATCTTTTAGAATTTGCTAAAGTACGCAAAAGCCAAATTCGCTTTATAGAATTTATGGAAAATTACCATGCTTATGGGGATTTAAAAGGTTTAAAATCAGCAGAAATTTTAAATATCATTGCTCAAAAATATTCTTTTAAACAAGGACAAAAAAGCCCAAATGCACCTGCGACTATTTATAAACTTGAAGATGGATATGAGTTTGGTATTATTGATCCACATAGCCATGATTTTTGTGATAGTTGTAACCGTATAAGACTTTCAGCTGAAGGACTTTTGATACCTTGTTTGTATTATGATGAAGCTTTAAGCATTAAAAAAGCTATACGCAATAAAGATATAGCGGGTGCTTGCGAAGTTTTAAAAACCGTGATAAAAAATAAATCAGAAAAAAACAGATGGGCAGAAAATGAAGCTAATCAAAGTTCTACAAGAGCCTTTTATCAAACAGGTGGATAA
- a CDS encoding DUF6115 domain-containing protein, which translates to MGSDLLLWLVVALLIFAMFAYMMIKEKESIAKINELGKMIEDLNKQYHYLKKESLGEQEQEKEEIDTEVIKEELKEELLQVLEQKINQNIIPILNALKEVEEVIEEFQSEQKNRLLNLEQKTQSITKLSPSYDNEEQKVIELFNQKKSIEQIAKDLRIGMGRVELILKFNKLL; encoded by the coding sequence ATGGGTAGTGATTTATTATTGTGGCTTGTGGTAGCTTTATTAATTTTTGCTATGTTTGCTTATATGATGATAAAAGAAAAAGAAAGTATTGCTAAGATTAATGAACTTGGTAAGATGATAGAAGATTTAAATAAGCAATATCATTATTTAAAAAAAGAAAGCTTAGGTGAGCAAGAGCAAGAAAAAGAAGAAATAGACACCGAAGTTATTAAAGAAGAGCTAAAAGAAGAGCTTTTGCAAGTATTAGAACAAAAAATTAATCAAAACATTATTCCTATTTTAAATGCTTTAAAAGAAGTGGAAGAAGTTATTGAAGAATTTCAAAGTGAGCAAAAAAATCGTTTGTTAAATTTAGAACAAAAAACCCAAAGTATTACAAAATTAAGCCCAAGTTATGATAATGAAGAGCAAAAGGTGATAGAGCTTTTTAATCAAAAAAAATCCATAGAGCAAATTGCTAAAGATTTGCGTATAGGTATGGGCAGGGTTGAACTTATCTTGAAATTTAATAAATTACTATAA
- the mqnP gene encoding menaquinone biosynthesis prenyltransferase MqnP — protein sequence MPILKEKLKDILDLIVFKHSIFALPFLFTSMIVASVILNDSTWFGFKALFLGVICAVSARNFAMAINRLMDEDIDKNNPRCANRPNIDGRIGKASILLFIILNAIIFVLASYFINKLAFALSLPVLFILAIYSAFKRFSSLAHLVLGFCLGLAPIAGSIVVLGSIEIYSVILCLGVTFWTAGFDLLYALQDMEYDKKTGLHSIPAKFGLEATLFISAFCHVLAVLFWLLFVWVAPTGNIAFLGVIISAIILFFEHRIVRKNFAKIDKAFFTLNGYLSIVFFIFIWVDLLWR from the coding sequence ATGCCTATATTAAAAGAAAAATTAAAAGATATTTTAGATTTGATTGTTTTTAAGCATTCTATTTTTGCTTTACCCTTTTTATTCACTTCAATGATTGTAGCTTCTGTTATTTTAAATGATAGCACTTGGTTTGGCTTTAAGGCTTTGTTTTTGGGTGTTATTTGCGCAGTGAGTGCAAGAAATTTTGCAATGGCGATTAATCGTTTGATGGATGAGGATATTGACAAAAACAACCCAAGATGTGCAAATAGACCTAATATCGATGGACGTATAGGTAAAGCTAGTATTTTGCTTTTTATTATTTTAAATGCTATTATTTTTGTTTTGGCAAGTTATTTTATTAATAAATTAGCCTTTGCTCTTTCTTTGCCGGTATTGTTTATTTTAGCTATTTATTCAGCTTTTAAAAGATTTTCATCCTTAGCGCATTTAGTATTAGGATTTTGCTTAGGACTTGCTCCTATTGCAGGTAGCATTGTAGTTTTGGGAAGTATTGAAATTTATAGTGTTATTTTGTGTTTGGGTGTTACTTTTTGGACAGCCGGTTTCGATTTGCTTTATGCTTTGCAAGATATGGAGTATGATAAAAAAACAGGCTTACACTCTATACCTGCTAAATTTGGACTTGAAGCGACCTTGTTTATCTCAGCATTTTGTCATGTTTTAGCAGTGCTTTTTTGGCTTTTATTTGTTTGGGTGGCTCCAACGGGAAATATTGCTTTTTTAGGCGTGATAATTAGTGCGATTATTTTATTTTTTGAACACCGCATTGTTAGAAAGAATTTTGCAAAAATTGATAAAGCATTTTTTACTTTAAATGGTTATTTAAGTATAGTGTTTTTTATATTTATTTGGGTTGATCTTTTATGGAGATAA
- the miaA gene encoding tRNA (adenosine(37)-N6)-dimethylallyltransferase MiaA codes for MFFEFALIGTTASGKTELANKLAYEFNASILSLDSLCVYKQINIASAKTEQKTLDELDYFGINLLNVNEHFNIALFFEEYKKAKAFAQKNNQMLIITGGTSFYLKALMDGLSENFKESQSTLNNDEIYHLMIKIDPQAKIEKNDTYRLKKWLGIYEQTNKIPSEVLKETKQEALIKKLDIFEISWQKELLEKRIIKRTQNMLNEGLIDEAKMLFDNYDHHLKALNSIGLKECKDFLDKKINLNELEELIIIHTRQLAKRQRTFNKKFNKEILDFQNAYENLKAYILKKYQG; via the coding sequence ATGTTTTTTGAATTTGCACTCATTGGAACTACTGCAAGTGGCAAAACAGAACTTGCTAATAAACTAGCTTATGAATTTAATGCAAGTATTTTAAGCCTTGATAGTCTTTGCGTGTATAAACAAATCAACATTGCTTCAGCCAAAACAGAGCAAAAAACCCTAGATGAGCTTGACTATTTTGGTATAAATTTATTAAATGTCAATGAGCATTTTAACATCGCTTTGTTTTTTGAAGAATACAAAAAAGCAAAAGCCTTTGCTCAAAAAAACAATCAAATGCTTATCATCACAGGCGGAACTAGTTTTTATTTAAAAGCTTTAATGGATGGTTTGAGTGAAAATTTTAAAGAGAGTCAAAGCACGCTAAACAATGATGAAATTTATCATTTAATGATAAAAATTGATCCACAAGCAAAAATAGAAAAAAACGATACTTATCGTTTGAAAAAATGGCTTGGAATTTATGAACAAACTAATAAAATTCCAAGTGAGGTTTTAAAAGAAACCAAACAAGAAGCTTTGATTAAAAAACTTGATATTTTTGAAATTTCTTGGCAAAAAGAACTTTTAGAAAAACGCATCATTAAACGCACACAAAATATGCTAAATGAGGGATTAATAGATGAAGCTAAAATGCTATTTGATAATTATGACCATCATTTAAAGGCACTAAATTCCATAGGTTTAAAAGAATGCAAAGATTTTTTAGACAAAAAAATAAATTTAAATGAGCTTGAAGAGCTCATCATCATCCACACAAGACAACTTGCCAAAAGACAAAGAACTTTTAATAAAAAATTCAATAAAGAAATTTTAGATTTTCAAAACGCTTATGAGAATTTAAAAGCTTATATTTTAAAAAAATATCAAGGCTGA
- a CDS encoding tetratricopeptide repeat protein — protein sequence MIRVLFLFLLSITYTFSFEIIVNKGEESKRPFTLLHLKDDKDFTCKSVFEFEKTHFECNVLGVSNMQFQNKEFDDFTIYFEKHQTFLTIKIYPKILAKMFNYSQDIFNAKEIQSQSGDISKHFVFIFTEDLRYYKPSDGLDFNIYFEDGLMPYIGALDLNSNPMETSKSADFNTYFNIKQEYEAKKYDQVLRDAVNAIKRYQGSVFMNEFELYKLRAQNKLYTYELDKDQQILEQMLDDTKKWVRTYINDKDYTEVMYIMMRVYMGLSQRSNVEYIIDTLNTEHKGDKYTIMALLDYADYLYHLGKKNTANNIYQEVYYSTPNADLASRAALFLSKNYLEAQNIKEAKELANKILESNPEFFMSDLENSLSLAKAFANNRVYDLSSKIYEYIFTHLTKVDKEYERVLKDLALSLLNANEHTKAQKYLDLYAEDFPLGEYVSLIKEAQDKNFLYLKDANASFLHQRYEEIMKKYAGEISSKALFDNIKLYFQEKNYEKVVSYQKDIEKYSNKEVKNILEQAAILVLEQKLKNDECIVAVKIYDDFKAYNVGNKIQSKKQMLECFKRTTRIEEAKKYIVENENDDIIFYKLQSADLALKDKRYNFVIKTINDILNTRTIISDNEKFEANYIKFFAELRLQDYNAMIRTLQKLEQFPMNYRMVELYYEFLRYCEKNNFLTSILTYAPKAIGYQNLKGVNLFSPDLEFIYIKALKQSNQAQQALTLFKDLLANPLKDDERARAFYMQSNIYEDLKDVQNQKQSLQNCIDINATSNWQNLCKDKLNVLNTQP from the coding sequence ATGATAAGGGTTTTATTTTTATTTTTATTAAGTATAACTTATACATTTTCTTTTGAAATTATTGTTAATAAAGGGGAGGAAAGTAAGCGCCCTTTTACGCTTTTGCATTTAAAAGACGATAAAGATTTTACTTGCAAAAGTGTTTTTGAATTTGAAAAAACCCATTTTGAGTGCAATGTTTTGGGTGTTAGCAATATGCAGTTTCAAAATAAGGAATTTGATGATTTTACGATTTATTTTGAAAAGCACCAAACTTTTTTGACAATCAAAATCTATCCTAAAATTTTAGCTAAAATGTTTAATTATTCTCAAGATATTTTCAATGCTAAAGAAATTCAAAGTCAAAGTGGAGATATTTCTAAGCATTTTGTATTTATTTTTACAGAAGATCTAAGATATTATAAGCCAAGCGATGGTCTTGACTTTAATATTTATTTTGAAGATGGACTAATGCCTTATATTGGAGCGCTAGATTTAAATTCTAATCCTATGGAAACCTCTAAAAGCGCAGATTTTAATACCTATTTTAATATTAAACAAGAATATGAGGCTAAAAAATATGATCAAGTGTTAAGAGATGCTGTTAATGCTATTAAGCGTTATCAGGGTAGTGTATTTATGAATGAATTTGAGCTTTATAAACTAAGAGCACAAAATAAACTTTATACCTACGAGCTTGATAAAGATCAGCAAATTTTAGAACAAATGTTAGATGATACTAAAAAATGGGTGAGAACTTATATTAATGACAAAGATTATACAGAAGTGATGTATATTATGATGAGAGTTTATATGGGTCTATCACAAAGATCTAATGTCGAATATATTATAGATACTTTAAATACCGAACATAAAGGTGATAAATACACTATAATGGCTTTACTTGATTATGCAGATTATTTATATCATTTAGGTAAAAAAAATACTGCAAATAATATTTATCAAGAAGTATATTATTCTACTCCGAATGCAGATTTAGCCAGTAGGGCGGCCTTGTTTTTATCAAAAAATTATCTAGAGGCACAAAATATAAAAGAAGCTAAAGAGTTAGCAAATAAAATTTTAGAATCAAATCCTGAATTTTTCATGAGTGATTTGGAAAATTCTTTATCTTTAGCTAAAGCTTTTGCAAATAATAGGGTTTATGATTTAAGTTCTAAAATTTATGAGTATATTTTTACACATTTAACCAAGGTGGATAAAGAATATGAAAGAGTGTTAAAAGATCTTGCTTTGTCTTTATTAAATGCAAATGAGCATACTAAGGCTCAAAAATATTTAGATCTTTACGCAGAAGATTTTCCTTTGGGTGAATATGTAAGCTTGATTAAAGAAGCACAAGATAAAAACTTTTTATATTTAAAAGATGCCAATGCAAGCTTTTTGCATCAAAGATATGAAGAGATTATGAAAAAATATGCTGGTGAAATTTCTAGCAAAGCATTATTTGATAACATAAAATTGTATTTTCAAGAAAAAAACTATGAAAAGGTTGTAAGTTATCAAAAAGATATTGAAAAATACTCTAATAAAGAAGTTAAAAATATTTTAGAACAAGCTGCTATTTTGGTTTTGGAACAAAAATTAAAAAATGATGAATGTATAGTTGCTGTGAAAATATATGATGATTTTAAAGCTTATAATGTAGGTAATAAAATACAAAGCAAAAAACAAATGCTTGAATGCTTTAAGCGTACAACACGTATAGAAGAAGCTAAAAAATACATAGTGGAAAATGAAAATGATGATATTATTTTTTACAAGCTTCAAAGCGCTGATTTAGCTCTTAAAGATAAACGCTATAACTTTGTTATAAAAACAATTAATGATATTTTAAATACAAGAACGATTATTAGTGATAATGAAAAATTTGAAGCAAATTACATTAAATTTTTTGCCGAGCTTAGATTGCAAGATTATAATGCTATGATAAGAACTTTACAAAAACTAGAACAATTTCCTATGAATTATCGTATGGTGGAATTATATTATGAGTTTTTGCGTTATTGTGAAAAAAATAATTTTTTAACAAGCATTTTAACTTATGCTCCAAAAGCGATTGGTTATCAAAATTTAAAGGGAGTAAATCTTTTTAGTCCTGATTTAGAATTTATCTATATCAAGGCTTTAAAACAAAGCAATCAAGCCCAACAAGCTTTAACTTTGTTTAAAGATTTACTTGCTAATCCTTTAAAAGATGATGAGCGCGCAAGAGCTTTTTATATGCAAAGTAATATTTATGAAGATTTAAAAGATGTGCAAAATCAAAAGCAAAGTTTGCAAAATTGTATAGATATTAATGCAACAAGCAATTGGCAAAATTTATGTAAAGATAAATTAAATGTCTTAAACACTCAGCCTTGA